A single Candidatus Tectomicrobia bacterium DNA region contains:
- a CDS encoding endonuclease/exonuclease/phosphatase family protein: MINRVYRPRAWFPPRGVMGWVAFLALVALILAALIDAGLWWFRINGRFGSKASFLSHFWPYFSLGGALVGLLARGVSNVLRSVPTIWLLASLAMQHASMLFPRGALPPLSGQMVRVMTLNLGPDESRRPAAYAYLRERRDIDVLFLQEVHGDERSGDRPRLAEALRGRYPHGAWREGPASTGRRFGLGILSRFPLREPEIIPLPPGPVPGGVCAEADALVARALAGERLLRLVNAHLCPPRVPWKDIWSRDVGLSFGSVLDWLTTLRLYEYARRAQLIHLRLIAEGGLDPFILAGTLNTTPKSLDVLRLAQRLRNAFEESGSGFGYTYYAGPFGAMVDHVYHSEGLLARGASVPDPGVSDHRPVEAALEILPPEPKARPRF, from the coding sequence ATGATCAATCGCGTGTACCGCCCCCGCGCGTGGTTCCCGCCCCGGGGCGTCATGGGCTGGGTGGCCTTCCTGGCCCTGGTGGCCCTCATCCTCGCGGCCCTCATCGACGCCGGCCTGTGGTGGTTCCGGATCAACGGGCGCTTCGGCTCGAAGGCCAGCTTCCTCTCCCACTTCTGGCCCTACTTCAGCCTGGGCGGCGCCCTGGTGGGGCTGCTCGCGCGGGGGGTGTCGAACGTCCTGCGCTCGGTGCCTACGATCTGGCTGCTGGCCTCGCTCGCCATGCAGCACGCGAGCATGCTCTTTCCGCGCGGCGCGCTCCCGCCCCTCTCGGGGCAGATGGTCCGGGTGATGACGCTGAACCTGGGCCCCGACGAGAGCCGCCGCCCGGCCGCCTACGCCTACCTGCGGGAGCGCCGGGACATCGACGTGCTCTTCCTCCAGGAGGTCCACGGGGACGAGCGGAGCGGCGACCGGCCCCGTCTCGCGGAAGCGCTGCGCGGCCGCTACCCCCACGGCGCCTGGCGCGAGGGCCCCGCCTCGACCGGCCGGCGCTTCGGCCTGGGCATCCTGAGCCGGTTCCCGCTGCGCGAGCCTGAGATCATCCCGCTCCCGCCGGGCCCGGTGCCCGGCGGCGTCTGCGCCGAGGCCGACGCCCTGGTGGCCAGGGCCCTGGCGGGGGAGCGCCTCCTCCGCCTCGTGAACGCCCACCTGTGTCCGCCCCGGGTGCCCTGGAAGGACATCTGGAGCCGCGACGTGGGGCTCTCCTTCGGGAGCGTGCTGGACTGGCTCACCACCCTGCGGCTCTACGAGTACGCCCGGCGGGCCCAGCTCATCCACCTGCGGCTCATCGCCGAGGGCGGGCTGGATCCCTTCATCCTGGCCGGCACCCTCAACACCACCCCAAAGAGCCTGGACGTCCTGCGCCTCGCCCAGCGCCTGCGGAACGCCTTCGAGGAGAGCGGCTCGGGCTTCGGCTACACCTACTACGCCGGGCCCTTCGGGGCCATGGTCGACCACGTCTACCACTCCGAGGGCCTGCTCGCCCGCGGCGCCTCCGTCCCCGACCCCGGCGTCTCGGACCACCGGCCCGTCGAGGCCGCGCTGGAGATCCTCCCGCCGGAGCCGAAGGCCAGGCCGAGGTTCTAG
- a CDS encoding VOC family protein: MRGVLETCLYAEDLEEAERFYAETLGLEAFQRAPGRHVFFRCGERAVLLLFNPRKTREPDLKLGVPSHGAEGPGHACFAVREEELEGWRARLRGLKIAIEKEIDWPGGGRSIYFRDPAGNSLELASPRIWRLEEI; the protein is encoded by the coding sequence GTGCGCGGGGTGCTGGAGACCTGCCTCTACGCGGAGGACCTGGAGGAGGCCGAGCGCTTCTACGCCGAGACGCTGGGGCTCGAGGCCTTCCAGCGGGCCCCGGGGCGGCACGTCTTCTTCCGCTGCGGGGAGAGGGCCGTCCTCCTCCTCTTCAACCCGCGCAAGACGCGCGAGCCGGATCTCAAGCTGGGCGTCCCCTCCCACGGGGCGGAGGGGCCGGGCCACGCGTGCTTCGCCGTCCGCGAGGAGGAGCTGGAGGGCTGGCGGGCGCGCCTGCGGGGGCTCAAGATCGCAATCGAGAAAGAGATCGACTGGCCGGGCGGGGGGCGCTCCATCTACTTCCGGGACCCGGCGGGGAACAGCCTGGAGCTGGCCTCCCCGCGCATCTGGCGGCTGGAGGAGATCTGA
- a CDS encoding SUMF1/EgtB/PvdO family nonheme iron enzyme, with protein sequence MRIWGIALAGWLAGAAAALAAPLPPEITGADGTPMVLVPKGEFIMGSPPGGYIFGDNEQPQRRVWLADFYIDKFEVTNQRFGRHFTPLESYMGTFTLPSQPVVGVSWFQARDYCARAGKRLPTEAEWEKAARGTDGRLYPWGNEPANCDYAVMGMELPACFRGYTTWAVGSHPRGASPYGAQDMAGNVMEWVADWYDGGYYRTAPLRDPKGPATGALRVLRGGAWFNSEVLLRAAFRTGFDPRSASHGVGFRCARSAPAGVVRRPGGVRLAGRRP encoded by the coding sequence ATGCGAATCTGGGGGATCGCTCTGGCGGGGTGGCTGGCGGGGGCCGCCGCCGCGCTCGCCGCCCCGCTCCCGCCGGAGATCACCGGCGCGGACGGCACCCCCATGGTCCTCGTCCCCAAGGGGGAATTCATCATGGGCTCCCCGCCGGGGGGTTATATCTTCGGCGACAACGAGCAGCCCCAGCGCCGGGTCTGGCTGGCGGACTTCTACATCGACAAATTCGAGGTCACCAACCAGCGCTTCGGGCGGCATTTCACCCCGCTCGAATCCTACATGGGCACCTTCACGCTCCCCAGCCAGCCGGTGGTGGGAGTGAGCTGGTTCCAGGCCCGCGACTACTGCGCCCGCGCCGGCAAGCGCCTGCCCACCGAGGCGGAGTGGGAAAAGGCCGCCCGTGGGACGGACGGGCGCCTCTATCCCTGGGGGAACGAACCGGCGAACTGCGACTATGCCGTCATGGGGATGGAGCTTCCCGCCTGCTTCCGGGGCTACACCACGTGGGCGGTGGGCAGCCACCCCCGGGGCGCGAGCCCCTACGGCGCGCAGGACATGGCGGGGAACGTGATGGAGTGGGTGGCCGACTGGTACGACGGCGGCTACTACCGCACCGCCCCCCTCCGCGATCCGAAGGGCCCCGCGACGGGCGCCCTGCGCGTGCTGCGCGGGGGGGCTTGGTTCAACAGCGAGGTGCTCCTGCGGGCCGCCTTCCGCACGGGCTTCGATCCACGCAGCGCCAGCCACGGCGTGGGCTTCCGCTGCGCCCGCTCGGCCCCTGCGGGGGTGGTCCGGCGGCCCGGCGGCGTCAGGCTGGCGGGGCGGCGCCCGTAG
- a CDS encoding Glu/Leu/Phe/Val dehydrogenase has translation MEAAPAEYDSPLYRSALAQLDETARLLNLDPGLHERLRHPKRALIVSVPTAMDDGTTRVFTGYRVQHNLTLGPCKGGVRYHEEVSLGEVAALAMWMSWKCALMGLPYGGAKGGVAVRPWELSRSELENMTRRYTSEIAPFIGPDMDIPAPDMGTDEQVMAWMMDTYSILRGYTVHGVVTSKPLLLGGSLFRREATGRGAVHVFERACKAWRRDPGGMRAAVQGFGNVGSVAAEALAALGVKVVAVGDRTGAVFNGRGLDVPALAAHARENGGAVRDFPGGEPFPPEEILLQPCEVLVPAALGNVITAGNAGKLPCQVVLECANGPTSPEADAILAERGIEVLPDVLVNAGGVTVSYFEWVQDTEHYFWEADEVEARLRKIMARAFDAAMALSREKRVSMRLASLMLGVSRVAEGKRLRGLYP, from the coding sequence ATCGAGGCCGCCCCCGCCGAGTACGACTCCCCCCTCTACCGCTCCGCCCTCGCCCAGCTCGACGAGACGGCGAGGCTCCTGAACCTGGACCCGGGCCTCCATGAGCGCCTGCGCCACCCGAAGCGCGCCCTCATCGTCTCGGTCCCCACGGCGATGGACGACGGCACGACGCGCGTCTTCACGGGCTACCGGGTGCAGCACAACCTGACGCTGGGCCCCTGCAAGGGCGGGGTGCGCTACCACGAGGAGGTCTCCCTCGGGGAGGTGGCGGCCCTCGCCATGTGGATGAGCTGGAAGTGCGCCCTGATGGGGCTCCCCTACGGGGGCGCCAAGGGGGGCGTCGCGGTGCGGCCCTGGGAGCTCTCGCGGAGCGAGCTCGAGAACATGACCCGCCGCTACACGAGCGAGATCGCCCCCTTCATCGGCCCCGACATGGACATCCCCGCCCCCGACATGGGCACCGACGAGCAGGTGATGGCCTGGATGATGGACACCTACTCCATCCTCCGGGGCTACACCGTGCACGGCGTCGTGACGAGCAAGCCCCTCCTGCTGGGGGGCTCCCTCTTCCGGCGGGAGGCGACCGGGCGCGGGGCGGTCCACGTCTTCGAGCGGGCATGCAAGGCCTGGCGGCGGGACCCCGGGGGCATGCGGGCGGCGGTCCAGGGCTTCGGGAACGTGGGCTCGGTCGCGGCCGAGGCCCTGGCGGCGCTGGGCGTGAAGGTGGTGGCGGTGGGGGACCGGACGGGGGCGGTGTTCAACGGGCGGGGGCTCGACGTCCCGGCCCTCGCGGCCCACGCCCGGGAGAACGGCGGCGCGGTCCGGGACTTCCCCGGCGGGGAGCCCTTCCCCCCGGAGGAGATCCTCCTCCAGCCCTGCGAGGTGCTGGTGCCCGCGGCGCTCGGCAACGTCATCACGGCCGGGAACGCCGGGAAGCTCCCGTGCCAGGTGGTGCTCGAGTGCGCGAACGGCCCCACCTCGCCCGAGGCGGACGCCATCCTGGCGGAGCGCGGGATCGAGGTGCTGCCGGACGTCCTGGTGAACGCGGGAGGCGTCACCGTCTCCTACTTCGAGTGGGTGCAGGACACCGAGCACTACTTCTGGGAGGCGGACGAGGTGGAGGCTCGCCTGCGCAAGATCATGGCGCGCGCCTTCGACGCCGCGATGGCGCTCTCCCGGGAGAAGCGGGTCTCGATGCGCCTCGCGAGCCTCATGCTCGGGGTCTCGCGGGTGGCCGAGGGCAAGCGCCTCCGGGGGCTCTACCCCTAG